Proteins found in one Geomonas subterranea genomic segment:
- a CDS encoding helix-turn-helix domain-containing protein, with amino-acid sequence MQTAKQLLGMRVREVRKLRGLSQEKLAEKVGVDPKQISRIEGGKSAPSLDTLEAIAKHLQVEMKDLFDFQHLLSEERVEDQVLRLLGMMDVERRKLALRVLTAIST; translated from the coding sequence ATGCAGACAGCCAAACAGTTACTGGGGATGAGAGTAAGAGAGGTACGGAAGTTGAGGGGATTGTCTCAAGAGAAGTTAGCTGAGAAGGTAGGGGTAGATCCTAAGCAGATCAGCAGGATCGAGGGCGGTAAAAGTGCTCCGTCCTTGGATACCCTGGAGGCCATAGCAAAGCACCTCCAGGTAGAGATGAAGGACCTATTTGACTTCCAGCACCTGTTATCGGAAGAGAGAGTAGAGGATCAGGTGTTGAGGTTGTTGGGAATGATGGATGTTGAGAGGAGGAAGTTGGCTCTCCGTGTGCTGACAGCTATATCGACTTAA
- a CDS encoding RCC1 domain-containing protein, giving the protein MKNFFVVLVLMLLIGCGGGGGVNGSSTGTNSSGGSSLPSTNEGTNSSTVATLISAKIACGYDHTLAVATDSTVSSLGSNTYGQRGDGTIITSTNRSKVIGLSNIVSVAGGSRHSLALKSDGTVWAWGDNTYGQLGDGTTTSRLTPVHVAGLSNIVQIASNFNYSIALKNDGTVWLWGYGYGNTAASMYNLSNVITVAAGRNHVLVLKKDGTVWSWGDNGSGQLGTGQSGMSLSLSNTPVKVIGLASVSKIAAGDSSSYAIKSDGTVWSWGYGTQLGVSGDLNQPYPLQVTSLAGIDSISSKEAMTYAMKRDAGIGSAFAWGEDRFGETGNSSFGSDVLLPVPISVIHNVVEIEAGFNHAVALLSDGTIYGWGRSSSGQIGNYSPVTEFYATPQLIQNFP; this is encoded by the coding sequence GTGAAGAATTTTTTTGTTGTGCTGGTTTTAATGTTACTCATTGGATGCGGTGGTGGGGGCGGTGTTAATGGTAGTAGCACCGGCACTAATTCATCGGGCGGCAGTTCACTCCCTTCGACTAATGAAGGCACAAATTCATCAACCGTTGCTACTCTGATATCGGCAAAGATTGCATGTGGGTATGATCACACATTAGCTGTTGCTACAGATTCGACCGTTTCGAGTCTTGGTAGCAACACGTATGGCCAAAGAGGTGATGGGACCATAATAACTTCTACTAATCGAAGCAAAGTTATAGGTCTCAGCAATATAGTTTCAGTTGCTGGTGGATCACGGCATAGTCTAGCGTTAAAATCGGACGGTACTGTATGGGCCTGGGGAGATAACACATATGGACAACTAGGAGATGGAACAACTACAAGCCGACTGACTCCTGTCCATGTGGCTGGTTTATCTAATATCGTTCAAATTGCGTCTAATTTCAATTACTCCATTGCTTTAAAAAACGATGGTACGGTATGGCTTTGGGGATACGGATATGGGAATACTGCAGCTAGCATGTATAACCTTAGCAATGTAATTACTGTCGCTGCTGGCAGAAACCATGTCTTGGTACTAAAAAAGGACGGCACTGTTTGGAGTTGGGGTGATAATGGCAGTGGTCAGCTTGGGACTGGTCAATCTGGAATGTCATTATCATTATCCAATACGCCTGTTAAAGTTATTGGATTAGCAAGTGTCTCAAAAATCGCTGCTGGGGATAGCTCCTCATATGCGATTAAAAGTGACGGCACTGTTTGGAGTTGGGGGTATGGTACTCAACTTGGCGTTTCTGGAGATCTGAATCAACCTTACCCTCTACAGGTCACGTCTCTTGCAGGTATCGATTCTATCTCCTCTAAGGAGGCCATGACTTACGCAATGAAGCGCGATGCAGGTATCGGGTCAGCTTTTGCTTGGGGAGAAGATCGCTTTGGAGAAACAGGGAACAGTTCTTTTGGCAGTGATGTATTGCTCCCTGTTCCAATTAGCGTGATACACAACGTAGTCGAGATAGAGGCCGGATTCAACCACGCCGTTGCACTACTTTCTGATGGCACAATATATGGTTGGGGGCGTTCAAGCTCTGGCCAGATAGGCAATTACAGTCCTGTTACAGAATTTTATGCTACACCCCAGTTGATCCAAAACTTCCCATAA
- a CDS encoding NUMOD4 motif-containing HNH endonuclease, which yields MESITGVTVPVPGYEGLYAITKNGVVFSLPRPSSKKLNIMNPVDNMKAGYLRVVLCKDGQTKLWYIHRLVALAFIPNPENKPMVNHKNGNKRDNRLENLEWVTSMENHTHAFEHGLYPQRKIHPSKRKEVYDLVKSGVHIKDVAAKYGLKTGGVYALYYRYKRNYDLRQAA from the coding sequence ATGGAATCAATCACAGGCGTAACAGTACCGGTCCCAGGATACGAGGGGCTATACGCAATAACTAAGAACGGGGTAGTCTTCAGTTTACCACGTCCGAGTAGTAAAAAACTGAACATCATGAATCCGGTGGACAACATGAAGGCTGGCTACCTTCGTGTGGTGTTGTGCAAGGACGGTCAAACTAAGCTCTGGTACATTCACCGACTCGTAGCCCTTGCGTTCATTCCGAACCCTGAGAACAAGCCCATGGTCAACCATAAAAACGGCAATAAACGGGACAACAGACTTGAGAACTTAGAATGGGTCACTAGCATGGAGAACCACACCCATGCGTTTGAACACGGGCTCTACCCACAACGGAAGATCCATCCATCGAAGAGGAAGGAGGTCTACGATCTTGTCAAATCTGGAGTTCATATAAAGGATGTGGCTGCAAAATATGGATTGAAAACTGGTGGAGTATATGCGTTATACTATCGCTATAAGAGAAATTACGATTTAAGACAAGCAGCGTAG
- a CDS encoding site-specific integrase, which yields MRPFVQGLSVFREHVYLRNGIYYFRLDVPQDLTHYFPAKEIKRSLRTSDPSIAKIAANKLEMQTLRAYALLRLGMLTDDMVKLIVQELVPLVRKAEPQSKNKLLINVIQTYTAEKQAGWTEKTKLEVEGVFKLLVDIMGNVDVSTITRPMLIDLRSSLLKVPPYFYHKYRGQSVKDVIASNTGEGMSPKTVNKHVARIGSLLKYCHEQEMIPRNPATGLQLSLKQRADEERSTYTLTDIKNLVAHLPMDPGTPERYWIPLIGLYSGLRLNEICQLHIEDFVKLDDYWCFDINDTGDKRLKNAASARMIPVHPKLIELGMIRYYEKCKDEKQPRLWMNLGLIRLHGYTNGIGKWYARYNRDYVTEDPKKVFHSMRHTVADVLKQKGISEAAIAEILGHAHATITSGRYGKRYQPKVLLEALKHLNYGVDIPVWKA from the coding sequence ATGAGACCTTTTGTGCAAGGGCTTTCTGTATTTAGAGAACATGTATACCTCCGAAATGGCATCTACTACTTCCGGTTAGATGTCCCTCAAGACCTTACCCATTACTTTCCAGCCAAAGAAATCAAGCGCTCCCTCAGAACAAGTGATCCAAGCATAGCCAAGATTGCTGCTAACAAATTGGAGATGCAAACACTCAGGGCGTATGCGTTGTTGCGTCTTGGTATGCTAACTGATGATATGGTCAAGTTGATCGTTCAAGAGCTAGTACCCCTGGTACGTAAGGCTGAGCCTCAGAGCAAAAATAAACTACTAATCAACGTGATCCAAACCTATACGGCAGAGAAACAGGCTGGCTGGACAGAAAAGACGAAACTAGAGGTAGAAGGGGTGTTTAAGCTGCTGGTAGACATCATGGGCAATGTGGATGTGTCCACCATCACCAGACCTATGCTGATAGACCTGAGATCGTCCCTGCTTAAGGTGCCACCATATTTTTACCACAAGTACCGTGGACAATCGGTGAAGGATGTCATTGCATCGAATACAGGTGAAGGCATGAGTCCCAAGACGGTCAACAAGCATGTAGCCAGGATCGGTAGCCTGCTGAAGTATTGCCATGAGCAGGAGATGATACCTAGGAACCCTGCTACCGGTTTGCAGCTATCGTTGAAGCAGAGAGCAGACGAGGAAAGAAGCACCTATACCCTTACCGACATCAAGAACTTAGTTGCTCATCTACCCATGGACCCTGGGACACCAGAGCGATACTGGATTCCACTAATAGGCTTGTACTCTGGCTTGCGGCTCAACGAGATATGCCAGCTCCATATTGAAGATTTTGTTAAGTTGGATGACTACTGGTGCTTCGACATCAACGATACTGGTGATAAACGCCTCAAGAATGCTGCCAGTGCAAGGATGATCCCTGTGCATCCTAAGCTTATAGAACTAGGGATGATCCGGTATTATGAGAAGTGCAAGGACGAAAAGCAACCTAGACTGTGGATGAATCTGGGGCTAATACGGTTGCATGGGTACACGAACGGTATTGGCAAGTGGTATGCTCGGTACAACAGAGATTACGTAACCGAAGATCCCAAGAAGGTGTTTCACAGTATGCGACACACCGTAGCAGATGTGCTCAAGCAAAAGGGTATCTCCGAAGCTGCCATTGCAGAGATACTGGGTCATGCTCACGCTACCATTACCAGTGGACGGTATGGTAAGAGGTATCAGCCAAAGGTGCTCTTGGAGGCACTGAAGCACTTAAACTATGGTGTTGATATACCCGTGTGGAAAGCGTAA
- a CDS encoding sigma-70 family RNA polymerase sigma factor — MDNDELLEEKEPLFLDGEQDHDPDPDSLELEEVEEVEEDEPAEVEEEEIKAAVVEHFDDAIKLYLREIQKTKLLTADEEKELAARIDLGDKAARDRMIVSNLRLVVKIAKRYINRGLPFLDLIEEGNMGLIKAVERFKLSKECRFSTYATWWIRQSIERALVNQSRTIRLPVHVSDDINKMLRVTRELVQKMNREPSVKEVADALEVNVTYVRRLMVLLKKTYSIERPMGENNDYFLIDTIEDTSTISPAVLLEDLNKYELVSQWFETLSDAEKKILTLRFGLDDKDPQTLDTIGRSFGVTRERIRQIEAKSLEKLRKIVEATDIMGRSATTAK; from the coding sequence ATGGACAACGACGAGCTTTTAGAGGAGAAGGAACCTCTCTTTCTGGATGGCGAGCAGGACCACGACCCGGACCCGGACTCACTCGAACTCGAGGAGGTCGAGGAAGTCGAAGAGGACGAACCGGCCGAGGTCGAGGAAGAAGAGATCAAGGCGGCCGTGGTGGAGCATTTTGATGATGCCATCAAGCTCTACCTGCGCGAGATCCAGAAGACCAAGCTTTTGACCGCGGACGAGGAGAAGGAGCTCGCGGCGCGCATCGACCTGGGCGACAAGGCCGCGCGCGACCGCATGATCGTCTCCAACCTGCGCCTGGTGGTCAAGATCGCCAAGCGCTACATAAACCGCGGACTTCCCTTCCTCGATCTCATCGAAGAGGGGAACATGGGGCTCATCAAGGCGGTGGAGCGCTTCAAGCTCTCCAAGGAGTGCCGCTTCTCCACCTACGCCACCTGGTGGATCAGGCAGTCCATCGAGCGCGCCCTGGTGAACCAGTCGCGCACCATCCGCCTGCCGGTGCACGTCTCCGACGACATCAACAAGATGCTCAGGGTGACCCGGGAACTGGTGCAGAAGATGAACCGGGAGCCGAGCGTCAAGGAGGTCGCCGACGCGCTCGAGGTGAACGTCACCTACGTGCGCCGGCTCATGGTGCTCCTGAAGAAGACCTACTCCATCGAGCGCCCCATGGGGGAGAACAACGACTACTTCCTGATCGACACCATCGAGGACACCTCGACCATATCGCCGGCGGTGCTGCTCGAGGACCTGAACAAGTACGAGCTGGTCTCCCAGTGGTTCGAGACGCTGTCCGACGCCGAGAAGAAGATACTGACCCTTCGTTTCGGCCTGGACGACAAGGACCCGCAGACCCTGGACACCATCGGGCGCAGCTTCGGCGTGACACGGGAACGGATCCGGCAGATCGAGGCGAAGTCACTGGAGAAACTCAGAAAAATCGTGGAAGCCACCGACATAATGGGGCGCAGCGCAACTACAGCCAAATAA
- a CDS encoding ATP-binding protein has translation MRNLTAFKKFKINEVFTPRRADVNTSIYIARPNLEKELARSIQGSLHTLIYGNSGTGKSWLYKKVLADLNATYIVANCANATRMGTLTDEIYRSVVPCGTQNLESMEEEISANASMVVANGGLKSKRKYNITTEDPLLTAFQQLRKSGGASAECVLVLDNLETIVNNDVLMDELANIVILCDDSRYSKFRINLLIVGVPSCILDYFSKVKNLPTVANRIQEISEVSSFVGSQVNAFVETGFIHLLGVSIPNTVLEVWKGHIYNVTLGIPQRLHEYCECLAYKLEDNKWTPTVEALKDADLNWLSLGLREAYSTVDGLMNERETEIGRRNQVLYTLGKIQVHYFTARQISDRMKKEFPISTTGVKLGINTILSALASKPNSIIKRCSKGASFEFTDPRYLMTLRAMLNKTKDEKIVKLGFRL, from the coding sequence TTGCGTAACTTGACTGCTTTCAAGAAGTTCAAGATAAATGAAGTTTTCACGCCCCGTAGAGCCGATGTAAACACTAGTATTTATATTGCAAGACCAAACCTAGAAAAAGAACTTGCACGATCAATACAAGGTTCGCTGCATACATTAATTTATGGCAATAGTGGAACCGGGAAGTCATGGCTGTATAAAAAGGTTTTGGCCGACCTAAATGCAACATATATTGTTGCTAATTGCGCTAATGCCACAAGAATGGGAACGTTAACTGACGAAATATATCGTTCTGTTGTGCCTTGCGGGACACAAAACCTGGAAAGTATGGAAGAGGAAATTTCTGCAAATGCTTCGATGGTCGTTGCTAATGGAGGACTTAAGAGTAAACGAAAATATAATATCACAACGGAAGATCCTTTACTGACCGCTTTTCAACAACTAAGAAAAAGTGGGGGTGCCTCTGCTGAATGCGTTCTTGTTTTGGATAACCTCGAAACTATAGTAAACAATGATGTGTTGATGGACGAACTGGCTAATATCGTAATTCTCTGTGACGATTCAAGATATTCAAAGTTCAGGATAAATTTGCTGATCGTAGGAGTGCCATCTTGTATCTTGGATTATTTTTCTAAGGTAAAAAATCTGCCTACTGTCGCCAATAGAATACAAGAGATATCAGAGGTGTCCAGTTTTGTTGGCTCTCAAGTGAATGCGTTTGTGGAAACTGGGTTCATTCACCTTTTAGGAGTCAGTATCCCTAATACGGTACTCGAAGTATGGAAAGGTCATATCTATAATGTGACATTGGGAATACCGCAGAGGCTTCACGAGTATTGTGAGTGTCTAGCCTACAAGTTAGAAGATAATAAGTGGACCCCAACTGTTGAAGCTTTGAAAGATGCAGACTTGAATTGGTTAAGTTTGGGGTTGAGGGAGGCTTATTCTACGGTAGATGGTCTCATGAATGAGAGAGAAACAGAGATAGGACGCAGAAATCAAGTTCTTTATACTTTAGGTAAAATACAAGTCCATTATTTCACAGCTCGTCAAATTAGCGATCGCATGAAGAAGGAGTTTCCAATATCAACCACCGGAGTCAAACTAGGTATAAATACCATTCTTTCAGCTCTCGCATCAAAGCCAAACTCAATAATTAAACGGTGCTCAAAGGGGGCAAGTTTTGAATTTACTGACCCTCGATATTTAATGACCCTCCGAGCAATGCTGAACAAGACGAAAGATGAGAAAATAGTTAAGCTTGGGTTTAGGTTGTGA
- a CDS encoding MarC family protein produces MTRNIIGMSLQHYVLALFATANNVAAIPLFLALTRGLTPKQHLKVCNIATLTSFVTMVVSLFTGVAVLNFFEIGIPAFRIAGGLLLLRTGFSMMSVNPVSSESPVENTSLSNVISTAIIPIGIPLTTGPGTMSTIILFSSTGTRDINTHLLILIAIAIVTAVIWISFLKAPIIARVLRSTGLDVLTKIFGLITLALGVQFILTGLSTTFPNLLG; encoded by the coding sequence ATGACCAGAAATATTATTGGGATGTCTCTGCAACACTATGTACTTGCTCTATTTGCAACTGCAAATAACGTGGCAGCAATTCCTCTTTTTCTTGCTCTTACGAGAGGTTTGACACCTAAACAGCACTTGAAAGTATGTAATATAGCCACTTTGACATCATTTGTTACTATGGTGGTCTCGCTCTTTACAGGTGTAGCGGTCCTAAACTTCTTTGAGATTGGAATCCCTGCATTCCGAATAGCAGGTGGGCTACTGCTTCTTAGAACCGGTTTCTCTATGATGAGTGTTAATCCAGTTAGCTCCGAGTCTCCAGTAGAGAACACCAGTTTATCAAATGTTATTTCAACTGCCATTATTCCAATCGGGATACCACTAACAACGGGACCAGGAACCATGTCTACCATTATTCTATTTTCCTCAACGGGTACACGCGATATCAATACACACCTGTTGATTCTAATAGCGATAGCAATAGTAACGGCAGTGATCTGGATATCTTTCTTGAAAGCACCTATTATAGCTAGAGTGCTAAGGTCTACTGGCCTTGATGTCCTAACTAAAATATTCGGTCTTATTACACTGGCACTCGGAGTCCAATTTATTCTTACAGGCTTATCAACAACTTTTCCCAATTTGTTAGGCTAG
- the surE gene encoding 5'/3'-nucleotidase SurE — translation MKVLLTNDDGVHSPGLAALIQSVSQVAEVVVVAPDREQSAVSHALTLHHPLRAARIADNVYSVDGTPTDCVNLGIHSLLSFRPDLVISGINRGANLGDDVTYSGTVAAALEATLMGIPAIAVSLVTRGAGDNFDSAASFAAQLAQSVQRRGLPRDTYLNVNVPDLPAGELLPAQITRQGKRSYEGTIVDKVDPRGRNYYWIGTVDLSFQDVPGTDYHAVSRGHVSISPLHIDLTNHAAIAALQEWELP, via the coding sequence GTGAAAGTTCTCCTTACCAACGACGACGGCGTGCATTCCCCGGGCCTTGCCGCCCTCATTCAGAGTGTGTCCCAGGTGGCCGAGGTGGTCGTGGTGGCGCCCGACCGCGAGCAAAGTGCCGTCTCCCACGCCCTCACGCTGCACCATCCCCTGAGGGCCGCGCGCATTGCCGACAACGTCTACTCCGTCGATGGAACGCCCACCGACTGCGTGAACCTCGGCATCCACAGTCTCCTTTCCTTCCGGCCCGACCTGGTCATTTCCGGGATCAACCGCGGCGCCAACCTGGGGGACGATGTCACCTATTCGGGCACGGTCGCCGCTGCCCTGGAGGCTACCCTGATGGGGATCCCGGCCATCGCCGTGTCGCTGGTCACCCGCGGCGCCGGGGACAACTTCGATTCGGCCGCCTCCTTCGCCGCTCAGCTGGCACAGAGCGTCCAGCGCCGGGGGCTCCCGCGTGACACCTATCTCAACGTGAACGTGCCCGACCTCCCCGCCGGAGAGCTCCTCCCGGCGCAGATCACCCGCCAGGGTAAGCGGAGCTACGAGGGGACCATCGTTGACAAGGTCGATCCGCGCGGCAGGAACTACTACTGGATCGGCACCGTTGACCTCAGTTTTCAGGACGTCCCCGGCACCGATTATCACGCCGTTTCGCGCGGCCACGTCTCCATCTCGCCCCTGCACATCGATCTCACCAACCACGCCGCCATCGCGGCGCTGCAGGAGTGGGAACTGCCGTGA
- a CDS encoding RNA methyltransferase: MDLKERVSIVLVGTQSPGNIGMVCRAMKNMGLRDLRLVNPCQVDHLDAIKFAVSARDLLESARIFTSLEEAIADSEYSVATTRRHGKYRAEISTPPEIVERFAGCAPNSRLALVFGREDSGLTTDEVALCRWQSTIETADEFGSLNLSQAVLIFCYEFLKGAAPAPVKAARELAGSASLEPMYAHMEKTFLRIGYLNPQNPDHMMRTMRRIFSRAELDEREVASLRGLLSQIDWACAEFKGKKGA; the protein is encoded by the coding sequence ATGGATTTGAAGGAAAGAGTTTCCATCGTTCTGGTCGGGACCCAGAGTCCCGGCAACATAGGGATGGTCTGCAGGGCCATGAAAAACATGGGGCTGCGCGACCTGCGCCTGGTGAACCCCTGCCAGGTGGATCACCTGGACGCCATAAAGTTCGCCGTCTCCGCACGCGACCTCCTGGAGAGCGCGCGCATCTTCACCTCCCTGGAGGAGGCCATAGCCGACAGCGAGTACTCGGTGGCTACCACGAGGCGCCACGGCAAGTACCGCGCGGAGATCTCCACCCCACCGGAGATCGTGGAGCGCTTCGCCGGTTGCGCGCCCAACAGCCGCCTCGCGCTGGTATTCGGACGTGAGGACAGCGGGCTCACCACCGACGAGGTGGCGCTGTGCCGCTGGCAGTCCACCATCGAGACCGCCGACGAATTCGGTTCCTTGAACCTCTCCCAGGCGGTGCTCATCTTTTGCTACGAATTCCTGAAGGGGGCCGCACCCGCGCCGGTCAAGGCCGCGCGCGAACTGGCCGGCTCCGCCTCGCTGGAGCCGATGTACGCCCACATGGAAAAGACCTTCCTGAGGATCGGCTACCTGAACCCGCAAAACCCCGACCACATGATGCGCACCATGCGGCGCATCTTCTCCCGCGCCGAGTTGGACGAGCGTGAGGTGGCTTCGTTGCGCGGTCTTCTGTCTCAGATCGACTGGGCCTGCGCCGAATTCAAGGGGAAGAAGGGTGCATGA
- a CDS encoding BRO family protein, producing MTKLCIILFGYDNAQTIRNRPLDGRSWYMAQDICRLLGISNYSNAVNKPFKDERFTLSSREHRFYVGYTGAAIRRVLMVNAEGLYKLIMQADPLVAGEIQEKARSLMTRKQFC from the coding sequence ATGACTAAGTTGTGCATCATTCTATTCGGGTATGATAACGCCCAAACAATCAGGAACCGTCCACTTGACGGTCGCAGTTGGTATATGGCCCAGGATATATGCCGGCTGCTGGGAATCAGTAACTACAGCAATGCGGTGAACAAGCCGTTTAAGGATGAACGGTTTACCCTGTCAAGCCGCGAGCACAGGTTTTATGTTGGCTATACTGGTGCAGCAATCCGGCGGGTTTTGATGGTGAACGCAGAGGGCTTGTATAAGTTGATAATGCAGGCTGATCCTCTGGTTGCAGGGGAGATCCAGGAGAAAGCTCGATCTCTTATGACGAGGAAACAATTCTGTTGA
- a CDS encoding ParB/RepB/Spo0J family partition protein, whose translation MTAETKSTTYRKGKIHDISLDLLHRDVDQPRKHFDESELDALKKSIEDKGLLYPVLFRVDENGNNILVSGERRLRAFRSLGKETIPAMRIDSERYDEVALIDNIQRVDLSPVDESEAVFNLQSKYGHTQEQIGNLIGKAQNTVADILGLMKLSPEIREDARHRTELSRVALLKVARIKRPTVQRKAYDALVASLGIPKKEIKRPRLSVTKKAITSTNNTLKCIKSIDIEALGDDRDVVVSKLQELLQEIQNKLGSIGG comes from the coding sequence ATGACTGCGGAGACCAAATCTACTACCTACAGGAAAGGTAAGATCCACGACATCAGTCTAGATCTGCTGCACAGAGACGTTGACCAGCCACGTAAGCACTTTGACGAGTCTGAGCTTGATGCTCTAAAGAAATCCATTGAGGATAAGGGATTACTCTATCCGGTTCTGTTCCGAGTAGACGAGAACGGTAACAATATACTGGTATCTGGAGAGAGAAGGCTTAGGGCCTTTAGGTCTTTGGGGAAAGAGACCATCCCTGCTATGAGGATAGATAGTGAACGCTATGATGAGGTTGCGCTGATAGACAACATTCAACGTGTAGACCTCTCACCGGTGGATGAGAGCGAAGCAGTCTTCAACCTCCAATCGAAGTACGGTCATACTCAAGAGCAAATAGGGAACCTGATAGGCAAGGCACAGAACACGGTAGCAGATATACTTGGGTTGATGAAGCTGTCACCTGAGATACGTGAGGATGCTAGACATAGGACGGAGCTTAGTAGGGTTGCATTGCTGAAGGTTGCAAGGATCAAGAGACCTACAGTCCAGAGGAAGGCTTATGATGCTCTTGTTGCTTCTCTGGGTATCCCTAAAAAAGAGATCAAGAGACCTCGGCTTAGTGTCACTAAGAAGGCTATTACCTCTACCAACAACACCCTCAAGTGCATCAAAAGCATAGACATTGAAGCTCTTGGTGACGACAGGGATGTAGTGGTATCAAAGCTACAAGAATTGTTGCAAGAGATTCAAAATAAGCTTGGTAGCATAGGAGGTTAG
- a CDS encoding protein-L-isoaspartate(D-aspartate) O-methyltransferase — translation MNSAVARKRMVAELVKRGITDQRVINAMLELPRHIFVEEAMAAQAYSDGSLPIGEKQTISQPYIVARMTELLALTGREKVLELGTGSGYQAAVLATLADRVCTVERIRPLALKARKALDSLRLLNVNLKIGDGTEGWAEEAPFDAILVTAGAPCLPDCLVEQLAPGGRLVIPVGDRVDQKLVVIRKAPDGSVTREEADDCRFVRLIGKNGWNEEQ, via the coding sequence ATGAATTCAGCTGTAGCACGCAAGAGGATGGTCGCCGAACTGGTGAAACGTGGCATTACGGACCAGCGGGTGATCAACGCCATGCTCGAGTTGCCCAGACACATATTCGTGGAAGAGGCGATGGCTGCCCAGGCCTACAGCGACGGCTCGCTCCCCATCGGAGAGAAACAGACCATATCACAGCCCTACATCGTGGCGCGCATGACCGAGCTCTTGGCCCTCACCGGACGGGAGAAGGTCCTGGAACTCGGCACCGGCTCCGGGTACCAGGCCGCAGTGCTCGCAACGCTCGCCGACCGCGTCTGCACCGTGGAGCGGATCCGCCCTCTGGCCCTGAAGGCGCGCAAGGCGCTGGACAGCCTGAGGCTTTTGAACGTGAACCTGAAGATAGGGGACGGCACCGAGGGGTGGGCCGAGGAGGCTCCCTTCGACGCGATCCTGGTCACCGCCGGGGCCCCCTGTCTCCCGGACTGCCTGGTCGAGCAGCTGGCGCCGGGGGGGCGCCTGGTGATCCCGGTAGGTGACCGCGTGGACCAGAAACTGGTGGTGATAAGAAAGGCTCCCGACGGCAGCGTGACCCGCGAGGAAGCGGACGACTGCCGCTTCGTGAGGCTGATCGGCAAAAACGGCTGGAACGAGGAGCAGTAG
- a CDS encoding adenine phosphoribosyltransferase yields the protein MEDLKSIIRNIPDFPKKGILFKDITTLLGDAKSFQRMVDLLSHRYVGQKIDKVVGVEARGFIIGAALAYKLGAGIVLVRKPGKLPSKTFKKTYDLEYGTDTLEIHTDAFNKGDRVLIADDLLATGGTMAAVVDMINSMDVELVECCFMAELEFLEGAKKLPEGKVFSLLKF from the coding sequence ATGGAAGATCTTAAAAGCATCATCAGGAACATCCCCGATTTCCCCAAGAAGGGGATTCTCTTCAAAGACATCACCACGCTTTTAGGAGACGCCAAGTCGTTCCAGCGCATGGTAGACCTCTTGTCCCACCGTTACGTGGGGCAGAAGATAGACAAGGTTGTCGGAGTCGAGGCCCGCGGCTTCATCATCGGCGCCGCGCTCGCGTACAAGCTGGGCGCCGGCATCGTGCTGGTGAGAAAGCCCGGCAAGCTTCCCTCCAAAACCTTCAAGAAGACCTACGATCTCGAGTACGGCACCGACACTCTCGAGATCCACACCGACGCCTTCAACAAGGGAGACCGCGTGCTGATCGCCGACGACCTGCTGGCGACCGGCGGCACCATGGCCGCAGTCGTCGACATGATCAACAGCATGGACGTCGAGCTGGTAGAGTGCTGCTTCATGGCCGAGCTCGAATTCCTCGAGGGGGCCAAGAAGCTTCCCGAGGGCAAGGTGTTCTCGTTGTTGAAGTTTTAA